The stretch of DNA AAAATTATCCGGGGCATCGTCGCCTTCGCCAATACAACCGGCGGAATCATGCTCATCGGCGTTGGTGACGACAAAACCATTCGGGGATTAAAGTATGCCGACGAAGACGAGTACCTGCTCGTTCGGGCCATCAGCAAATACTGTTTTCCGCGCATCTCTTACACCATCGAGCGAGTTCAGCTCTACGACGAACGTGAAGTGCTCGTGATTCGGGTGCCGCCCAGTTTCAACAAGCCCCATTACATTATTCCCGACCTGAACGACCCTGATAACAAGAAAGCCTACGTGCGCGTGGGCGACAAGTCGGTGCAGGCCAGTCGTGAGGTGCGTGAGATTTTGAAGGGCGTGTCTGCGGAGCGCAACGTTCGGTTCACCTACGGCGAAAAGGAACACAAATTGATGCAGCACCTCGGCGAAAACCCAAGCATAACCGTTGATCTGTTCGCGTCTATTGCCGGTGTTTCACGCAAAATTGCCTCCCGAACGCTTGTGCTGCTCGTGTTGGCAAATGTGTTGGAAATCCATCCCAGCGACGTAGTGGATCAGTACACGAGCAGGCCGGTCAGTTGATTCAGCAATTCCTCTACCTGCTCGTAGGTGTATTGTAACTGCTCGTTCGTCGTGCAATAAGGCGGCATCAGGTATAACACGTTGCCCAGCGGGCGCATGAGGATGCCGCGCTCCAGCAGAAAATTATAGGCTACGTCGCGGATGTTGTTGAAATACGACGTTTGCCCATCGCTTTTCAGGTCGAAGGCCAGCAGTGTGCCGCGCTGGCGAATATTCTCCACGTTAGAATATTGACGAAGCCGTTCAGAGAAAGCCGCGTGCTGGTGGGCAATACGCTGCCAATTGGCTGGCGTTTCGTCGGCGAGCGTTAGGTCGAGGCTGGCGAGGGCGGCTGTGCAGGCCAGCGGATTGGCCGTGAACGAGTGCCCGTGAAAAAGCGTCCTGAATTTATCGTCCGACAGAAAAGCGTTGTATATCGCCTGCGTACAGGCTGTTACCCCTAACGCCATTGTTCCACCCGTCAGACCTTTCGACAAGCACATAAGGTCGGGTTTTTCCTGCAAATAGTTCGACGCAAAAAGCTGCCCGGTTCGGCCAAAGCCGGTCATGACTTCGTCGGCAATGATGAGCGCGTTATGCCGCCGGGCAATTCCAATGAGTTTATCCAAAACATCAGGCTCATACATAAGCATACCGCCCGCGCCCTGCACCAATGGCTCGGCAATGAATGCGGCCACATCGTTATTGAACAAAGCTTCGGCCTGTTTCAGCACGTCTTCTTCGCGGCCCGGCACTGGCGTTGGCAGGTACTCAACATCGAACAGAAATGGCGCAAATGGAGCGGTAAAGGCACTGCGCCCGCTTACGGCCATTGCCCCGAACGTATCGCCGTGGTAAGCATCTTCCAGGGCAATCACACGTCGACGCGGCTGGCCCAGATTGTGCCAGTATTGAAACGCCATTTTCAGCGCAACCTCAACGGCGGTTGAGCCATTGTCGGAATAGAAAATTTTGGCTTGATTACTCGGCAGAACGCTCAGCAGCCGCTCGGCGAGTTCAACGGCGGGTTGATGCGTGAAGCCCGCAAAGATGACGTGTTCGAGTGTGTGCAACTGCTCCGACACGCGCCGGGCAATGTGCGGATGAGCGTGACCGTGCAGGTTCACCCACCACGACGAAATCATATCTACGTATTCGCGGTCATCGGCAGCATAGAGTACCGCGCCTTCGCCCCGCACAATCGGAATCGGCAGTGGGGCGGTTTGCATTTGCGTGAACGGGTGCCAGATAACGGCCCGGTCACGGGTGGGAAGTTCGTTCATGAAGGGGTTTTGGTACACAGAGATGCACAAAGGAACACGGAGATACACGGAGAAGAAATTTCACTTTGTGTATCTCCGTGCCCCTTTGTGCATCTCTGTGGCCCAACAAAATAAAAAATTAATCTTTATAAATCAGCACTTCGCTCGTGCCATCGGCTTTGATGTATCCCCGATACATGCCTTCGGAGTTGAATGGCATGGCGATGTTGCCCCGACGGTCGAGGGCAATTAAACCACCTTCGCCACCCATTTCCACGAGTTTTTTCATCACAACTTCGTTGGCCGCATCGTTCACCGACAGGCCTTTATACGCCATCAGGGCCGATACGTCGAAGCCAACTACGGCCCGGATAAAGTATTCGCCGTGGCCGGTTGCTGAAATGGCACAGGTGGCGTTGTTGGCGTAGGTTCCGGCTCCAATAATCGGCGCGTCGCCCACCCGACCATAGCGTTTGTTGGTCATGCCACCGGTTGAGGTGCCAGCCGCAAGGTTGCCATACTGATCGAGCGCGACGCAGCCAACCGTACCAAATTTGTTACCCTCGGTGAAAATGGTTTCGTTCAGTATCGCGCCGGTTTTTGGCGATTCGGCGTTCCGGGCTTTGGGCGCGTTGGCGGGTTTGGCCGGGGCTTCGGTGTGGTCGAGTTGAACCTTTTCCTCCTGCAATGCTTTTTGCAGTCCTTGCCAGCGCGTTTCGGTGTAGAAGTATTTTGGGTCAACGAGTTCCATGCCCTGCGCTTTGGCGAAAGCTTCGGCCCCCGGCCCGATCATCATGACGTGTTCCGACTTATCCATCACGCGTCGGGCCGTGCTAATAGGGTTTTTGATGGTTGTTACACCCGCAATAGCTCCGGCTTTCAGCGTTTTGCCATCCATAACCGATGCATCGAGTTCGTTGCGACCCTCATGCGTAAACACGGCTCCTTTTCCCGCGTTGAACAGGGGCGAATCTTCCATGACCCGGACGGTAGCTTCTACGGCATCAAGGCTTGTGCCACCCCGTTTTAGCACGGCATAGCCTGTTTGCAAAGCCTGATTCAGCACGGCGCGGTAAGCTTGCTCCTTCTCAGGCGTCATGTTTTTGCGGGTAATGGTCCCTGCTCCGCCATGAATTACGAGCGTGATGGGCGATTGGGTTTGGGCCATGCCAACCATTGAGGTTAAGAGTGCCGCAATAGAAGCAGCAATAAGAAGTGGGTTTTTCATTCGTTTGTCAGATTCTGTTGTAACGATATTACAAAGTCTATGCTGGTATCAAAATCTTCGGCAATCTCTTCGATTGTCAACTTCCCTCGTATTAGGGCTTTAATGATGTTTTGCCGTCTTGTCTCTTCACGCCCTTCTTCGCGCCCTTCTTTACGCCCTTCTTCGCGACTTTCTTCGCGGGCCGTTCGTGTCACGTCGCGTTCAATAACAATGTTTTCGATAGCTTTTACATAAGCTGCCCGGTCAGCAGGGCTTAGGCCGTCGAACTCTAACCGCTGCTTAACCAAAGCCAGCCCTTTAGCCCGTGACCCCTCGCGGACCTCGTTATTTTTCAAGTAATAAATCCACTCATCAAGGCTGTCTTTGGCAAGGTCGTTGAAATTGTTCACTTTGATAATGTAATATTCCGGGTAGATGTGAAATACGTTTTCAAGGGCAAAGGTCTTTTTTTGCCCGTTCGATAAACCAAGCACATCGCCGGTGTGCAGACCGCGAAATTCGGTTTTGCCGTGATAGATATAGTCTTCACCCTGTCCTAAATCGAAATAAACAATATTGACAGAATACACTTTCTTGATGGCTTCGTAAGGCTGGCTGATATTGAAGTGTTCAACAGTAGCTTTCGACGTAGCAAACAGCATCCGATGAAAAAAATCGCGTTCACTCTCGTTCTGCACCTCAATAATAATGAGTTGCTTCTTTGAGTTTAGGGCCAGAATATCGACCCGGTTAAACTTTAACGATAGCTCGTCCTGATTGCTCTCGCTTTCTAAAATCTGCTCAATCGTGATGTCTTCGCGCAGCAGTTCTGACAGAAAGCCCTCAAGAATACCAAAATTGGCCTTGTTGCGAAGCAGCCGCTTCATAGCCCAATCGAACCGTATAAGATGTTTCTTCGCCATTGTGGATAAACTGCGTTCAGTGCGTAAAGATACAGAAAACCGCCTGCTCCGGTCGTACCTTTGCCCAATGAACACCAGTCGCCCAATTACGGCCCAACTGCCCGACGCTTTCCGGCAGCAGATGCAAACACAGTTGGCCGATAGCTTCGCCGACTTTGAAACCGCGCTGACGCAGCCCGCGCCCGTGAGCATCCGGCTCAATCCGCGAAAACCCGCGTTCGATACAACCGGCCTTGAGCCAGTACCCTGGTGTGCCGAGGGTTATTATCTGCCCGAACGTCCTGTGTTCACGCTCGATCCGCTGTTTCAGGCCGGAGGGTATTACGTGCAGGAAGCGTCGTCGATGTTGTTGGCCGAAGCGTTGCGCCAAACCACCAACCTGGGCCGACCTCTTCGAGTGTTGGACTTGTGTGCGGCTCCGGGTGGCAAAAGTACCTTACTGGCGTCGGTACTGCATCCCGATAGCTTGCTGATTTGCAACGAAGTGATTCGTAGCCGGGTATCGATTCTGCGCGAGAATATAGATAAATGGGGCTATCCAAACGTGGTAATCAGTAGCCACGACCCGCAGAGCTTAGATAAACTGGCCGGTTTTTTCGATGTAGTCGTAGTCGATGCGCCCTGTTCGGGCGAAGGGCTGTTTCGGAAAGACCCCGACGCTGTTCGGGAGTGGTCGCCCGAGAGCATACAACTTTGTTCGGCCCGGCAAAAGCGCATTCTAACCGCAGCCGCGCCCCTGCTCGACACGGGCGGCATCCTGATCTATTCGACCTGTACGTATAACGATGTCGAAAATGTGGATAACGTTCGATATTTGCTGGAAAGCGGTTTTCGTAACTGCCCGCTCAACCTGTCGCCCGACTGGAACATTGTTGAAAAACGCACGGGCAATGCCGTTGGTTATCAATGTTTTCCACACCGCGTTCGGGGCGAGGGCTTTTTTATCAGCGTATTTGAGAAAACGGGCTTCACGCCTACTGTAAAACTCGACGCCCGCACGTTTCGGAGCATTCGTGCGTTGCGGCCCCGCGAGACCAAAGCCGTTGCAGACTGGCTCCGGCAACCAACTGATTTTTCGTTTTGGGAGAAGCCTAACGGCGACGTGATGGCCCTACCCAAATCATTAGAGAAAACGTTTTTGTTTCTCGACGTGGCGCTGCATACTAAAGGGTTCGGGCTGGAAATGGGACAGTTCAAAGGGTCGGATTTTATTCCATCGCACACGCTGGCGTTGAGCACCGCCATCCGTACCGATTTGCCGGGCATTGCACTGAGTAAAGAAGAAGCACTTCGGTATTTCAAAAAAGAGAATCTGGTCTTTGAGCAACCTGTAAAAGGGTGGCTGCTGGCGCAGTACAACGGCCTGAATTTGGGCTGGATGAAAGGCGTTGGCAACCGGGTCAATAATTACCTGCCTAAAGATTGGCGCATTCGGATGGACCTGAAGACCGAGTTTTTCGATTAACTTCGTTTCAACCTTTCACCATTTCTACCGCTGCGGGTTTCGACCCGCGTTACTGACATGAAACGAGTGCTCACCATTGCTGGCGTATCGCTGGCGTTTCTGGCGGTTGGCTACGTGGCCGGGCCGCGCCCGTCTGTGCCGCTCGACAGCGGAAAAATTCCTGCCGTGACTACCGATCTTAATCAAATTGACGCAGAAATAGCCCGCTACGAAGCTGGTTTTAAACTCAAACCCGACAATCACGCCCGCATCGTATGGGCCGACAGTATCCGTAAACAAAAAACGCCATATAGCATCGTGTATGTTCACGGCTATACGGCAAGCTGGGGCGAAGGCTATCCGGTAAATATCAATCTGGCAGAACAATTTGGCAGTAATTTGTATCTGGCCCGCAACGCCGGACACGGTCTCGATTCGCCCGATGCGATGATCGACCTCACACCCGCGTCCTACTTCGAATCGGCAGAACGGGCGTTGGCAATTGGTAAAGCAATTGGCGAAAAAGTAATTGTTGTCGGTACGTCGATGGGCGGGATGCTGACGCTTTATCTGGCATCGAAACACCCTGAAATTGCCGGTATTGTGCTGTATTCGCCCTGTATTGCCGTTGCCGACGCCAAAGCGAAACTCATCACGCTACCCTGGGGGCAGCAGATTCTCGACAACGTGTATCCCGATAAACACGTTCGCAACGAAAAAACCACGCCCGAACGCGCCAAATATTGGTACGAACAGTACCATACCAATGGCCTGATTACCCTGCAAACCGTGTTGGATCATTACGCCACGCCCGAAACCTTCACGAAGGTGAAACAGCCTGCATTTTTGGCGTACTACTATAAAGACGAAGAACATCAGGATCCCACGGTCTCAATAAAAGCCATGCTGAATATGTACGACCAACTTGGCACCCCCGCTAATCAGAAGCGCAAAGAAGCCTTCCCCGAAGCCGGTGCCCACGTTATTGCTTCAGAATACACAACGAAGGAATGGCCCGCTGTACAGGCCGCTACAGCGAAGTTTCTTCAGGAAGTTGTGAAAGTACCAACTGCCACCAGCACCGCAACTGTGGCCTTCAACCCAAAAAAATAAGCTAATTTTGTAGTGATGAGTGATGAGCGATAAGTGATGAGTTGTTAGCGCAACACTCACTCATCGCTCATCGCTCATCGCTCATCACTAAAATTTATGCCTTACGGACTACTGAACGGGAAGCGCGGAATTATTTCTGGCGCACTGAATGACCAATCGATTGCCTGGAAAATCGCGCTGAAAGCGAAAGAAGAAGGGGCAACGTTCACGCTCACCAATGCCCCCATTGCCATGCGTATGGGAGCCATTCGGGATTTGGCCGAACAAACCGGAGCGGAAATTATTCCGGCAGATGCTACCTCAACCGAAGACCTCGACAAACTCTTCACGCAATCGCAGGAGGTGCTGGGCGGGAAAGTCGATTTTGTGTTGCATAGCATCGGTATGAGTCCGAACATCCGCAAAGGCAAAGCCTACACTGACCTGAACTACGAATGGCTGAAGCAAACGATTGATATTTCGGCAGTATCGTTCCATAAAATGATGCAGTCGGCCTACAAACTCGACGCCATCAGCGAATGGGGTTCGGTGGTTGCCCTTACCTATATGGCCGCGCAACGGACGTTCCCATTTTATACCGATATGGCCGACGCCAAGGCCCTGCTCGAATCTATTGCCCGCAGCTTTGGCTATCGCTACGGTCGCTACCGGCACGTGCGCGTCAATACTGTTTCGCAGTCGCCCACGCCTACCACGGCGGGCAGCGGCATAGGTGGTTTCGACCGCTTTTTTGATTTTGCTGATAAAACCGCCCCACTCGGCAACGCCACTGCCGACCAGTGTGCCGACTACTGCATTACCCTCTTCTCCGACCTGACCCGCATGGTTACGATGCAAAACCTGTTCCACGACGGCGGTTTCAGCATGACCGGCATTTCGGAGGAGGTAATGGAATTGATAAACCGTCCGAACCAGGATTAGCCAGGATTTGCACGATTAAACAGGACTCTACGCTGCGCTTGTTTGACAATCCAGTAAGCGCAGCGCATAAATCCTGTTTAATCGTACAAATCCTGGCTAATCCTGGTTCAGATGGTTCAGAATCCTAACCCGGCTGTTGCCATCATTACCTTTCTCAACCTGAATCTGAACACTGATGCGCTCCTTGATCTCGTGGCGATGCGAGATGATACCGATGGTTTTCTGACTGTCCTGCTGCAATTTTTCGAGCATGACAATCGCTGTGTCGAGGCTTTCGGGATCGAGCGTACCGAAGCCTTCATCTACGAATAGGCTATCGATCTGTACGTTCTGTGACGCTAAGTCAGACAGGGCCAATGCCAGCCCTAAACTTAGCGTGAAGGTTTCGCCCCCCGACAGGCTCGTGACTGTGCGTTCGGCCCCGCCCTGATACTGGTCAACTACATAGAGTTCGTCCTGTCCGTCGCGCGGTTTTAGCAACAAGTAGCGGTCAGAGAGGTCACGCAGGCGTCTATTGGCAAGGCCGA from Spirosoma montaniterrae encodes:
- a CDS encoding isoaspartyl peptidase/L-asparaginase family protein, which gives rise to MVGMAQTQSPITLVIHGGAGTITRKNMTPEKEQAYRAVLNQALQTGYAVLKRGGTSLDAVEATVRVMEDSPLFNAGKGAVFTHEGRNELDASVMDGKTLKAGAIAGVTTIKNPISTARRVMDKSEHVMMIGPGAEAFAKAQGMELVDPKYFYTETRWQGLQKALQEEKVQLDHTEAPAKPANAPKARNAESPKTGAILNETIFTEGNKFGTVGCVALDQYGNLAAGTSTGGMTNKRYGRVGDAPIIGAGTYANNATCAISATGHGEYFIRAVVGFDVSALMAYKGLSVNDAANEVVMKKLVEMGGEGGLIALDRRGNIAMPFNSEGMYRGYIKADGTSEVLIYKD
- a CDS encoding Rpn family recombination-promoting nuclease/putative transposase, which codes for MAKKHLIRFDWAMKRLLRNKANFGILEGFLSELLREDITIEQILESESNQDELSLKFNRVDILALNSKKQLIIIEVQNESERDFFHRMLFATSKATVEHFNISQPYEAIKKVYSVNIVYFDLGQGEDYIYHGKTEFRGLHTGDVLGLSNGQKKTFALENVFHIYPEYYIIKVNNFNDLAKDSLDEWIYYLKNNEVREGSRAKGLALVKQRLEFDGLSPADRAAYVKAIENIVIERDVTRTAREESREEGRKEGREEGREETRRQNIIKALIRGKLTIEEIAEDFDTSIDFVISLQQNLTNE
- a CDS encoding alpha/beta hydrolase, producing MKRVLTIAGVSLAFLAVGYVAGPRPSVPLDSGKIPAVTTDLNQIDAEIARYEAGFKLKPDNHARIVWADSIRKQKTPYSIVYVHGYTASWGEGYPVNINLAEQFGSNLYLARNAGHGLDSPDAMIDLTPASYFESAERALAIGKAIGEKVIVVGTSMGGMLTLYLASKHPEIAGIVLYSPCIAVADAKAKLITLPWGQQILDNVYPDKHVRNEKTTPERAKYWYEQYHTNGLITLQTVLDHYATPETFTKVKQPAFLAYYYKDEEHQDPTVSIKAMLNMYDQLGTPANQKRKEAFPEAGAHVIASEYTTKEWPAVQAATAKFLQEVVKVPTATSTATVAFNPKK
- a CDS encoding methyltransferase RsmF C-terminal domain-like protein, with amino-acid sequence MNTSRPITAQLPDAFRQQMQTQLADSFADFETALTQPAPVSIRLNPRKPAFDTTGLEPVPWCAEGYYLPERPVFTLDPLFQAGGYYVQEASSMLLAEALRQTTNLGRPLRVLDLCAAPGGKSTLLASVLHPDSLLICNEVIRSRVSILRENIDKWGYPNVVISSHDPQSLDKLAGFFDVVVVDAPCSGEGLFRKDPDAVREWSPESIQLCSARQKRILTAAAPLLDTGGILIYSTCTYNDVENVDNVRYLLESGFRNCPLNLSPDWNIVEKRTGNAVGYQCFPHRVRGEGFFISVFEKTGFTPTVKLDARTFRSIRALRPRETKAVADWLRQPTDFSFWEKPNGDVMALPKSLEKTFLFLDVALHTKGFGLEMGQFKGSDFIPSHTLALSTAIRTDLPGIALSKEEALRYFKKENLVFEQPVKGWLLAQYNGLNLGWMKGVGNRVNNYLPKDWRIRMDLKTEFFD
- the bioA gene encoding adenosylmethionine--8-amino-7-oxononanoate transaminase yields the protein MNELPTRDRAVIWHPFTQMQTAPLPIPIVRGEGAVLYAADDREYVDMISSWWVNLHGHAHPHIARRVSEQLHTLEHVIFAGFTHQPAVELAERLLSVLPSNQAKIFYSDNGSTAVEVALKMAFQYWHNLGQPRRRVIALEDAYHGDTFGAMAVSGRSAFTAPFAPFLFDVEYLPTPVPGREEDVLKQAEALFNNDVAAFIAEPLVQGAGGMLMYEPDVLDKLIGIARRHNALIIADEVMTGFGRTGQLFASNYLQEKPDLMCLSKGLTGGTMALGVTACTQAIYNAFLSDDKFRTLFHGHSFTANPLACTAALASLDLTLADETPANWQRIAHQHAAFSERLRQYSNVENIRQRGTLLAFDLKSDGQTSYFNNIRDVAYNFLLERGILMRPLGNVLYLMPPYCTTNEQLQYTYEQVEELLNQLTGLLVY
- a CDS encoding enoyl-ACP reductase FabI, encoding MPYGLLNGKRGIISGALNDQSIAWKIALKAKEEGATFTLTNAPIAMRMGAIRDLAEQTGAEIIPADATSTEDLDKLFTQSQEVLGGKVDFVLHSIGMSPNIRKGKAYTDLNYEWLKQTIDISAVSFHKMMQSAYKLDAISEWGSVVALTYMAAQRTFPFYTDMADAKALLESIARSFGYRYGRYRHVRVNTVSQSPTPTTAGSGIGGFDRFFDFADKTAPLGNATADQCADYCITLFSDLTRMVTMQNLFHDGGFSMTGISEEVMELINRPNQD
- a CDS encoding helix-turn-helix domain-containing protein encodes the protein MTPSVMDYQALKNLVRQGEGTHLEFKLKTNHPEKIIRGIVAFANTTGGIMLIGVGDDKTIRGLKYADEDEYLLVRAISKYCFPRISYTIERVQLYDEREVLVIRVPPSFNKPHYIIPDLNDPDNKKAYVRVGDKSVQASREVREILKGVSAERNVRFTYGEKEHKLMQHLGENPSITVDLFASIAGVSRKIASRTLVLLVLANVLEIHPSDVVDQYTSRPVS